From the Octadecabacter antarcticus 307 genome, one window contains:
- a CDS encoding IS1595-like element ISOan10 family transposase, protein MPARWKNDKPMSRPAFDARFSDEEACSHYLAEHRWPEGFVCPSCGTCKGWPLKRNRATWECAGCARQTSVTAGTVMHSSHLPLRIWFLAAHIITSHSNGMSALQLQAQLGLGSYKTAWLLLQKLRRSMVNPDRNPLKDLVEIDETEIPFRSRHDPEDRPKGGRSPVGKMFVVCAVELSRDGHPRRIRMKHIPDGASKTLHGFIGQAVEPGAHVITDGWLGYENPPANTHEAKVVSGKKAHDILHWVHRVFSNLKTWAKGVFHGLRKCHLQRYLDEFVFRWNRRRHMRSAFDTLLGIGVGIGPATYRDFVEQRA, encoded by the coding sequence ATGCCAGCCAGATGGAAAAACGACAAACCCATGTCCCGCCCGGCGTTCGACGCCAGGTTTTCTGATGAGGAAGCGTGTTCGCATTATCTGGCGGAACATCGTTGGCCTGAGGGCTTTGTGTGTCCTTCCTGTGGCACCTGCAAGGGCTGGCCGTTAAAGCGAAATCGCGCGACTTGGGAATGTGCCGGTTGCGCACGGCAGACATCCGTGACGGCTGGCACGGTGATGCACAGCAGCCATTTGCCGTTGCGAATTTGGTTTCTTGCCGCGCACATCATCACCAGCCATTCCAACGGCATGTCAGCGCTGCAACTTCAGGCGCAACTTGGCCTTGGCAGCTACAAGACGGCGTGGCTCCTCTTGCAAAAGCTGCGGCGGTCGATGGTCAACCCTGACCGCAACCCCCTGAAAGACCTTGTCGAGATCGATGAAACAGAGATTCCGTTCCGGTCCCGGCATGATCCCGAGGACCGGCCAAAGGGTGGGCGGAGCCCGGTCGGAAAGATGTTTGTCGTCTGCGCCGTCGAGTTATCAAGAGACGGACATCCGCGCCGTATCAGGATGAAACACATTCCCGACGGCGCATCAAAGACGCTACACGGGTTCATTGGTCAGGCTGTAGAGCCTGGCGCTCACGTCATCACGGATGGCTGGCTAGGTTACGAAAATCCCCCTGCAAACACGCATGAGGCGAAGGTCGTCAGCGGCAAGAAGGCACATGACATACTCCACTGGGTCCACCGCGTGTTCTCCAACCTAAAAACGTGGGCAAAAGGCGTCTTCCACGGCCTCAGAAAATGCCATCTGCAACGCTATCTCGACGAATTTGTGTTCCGCTGGAACCGACGGCGACACATGCGAAGCGCCTTCGACACGCTGCTGGGGATCGGTGTTGGTATTGGCCCAGCGACATATCGTGATTTTGTTGAACAGCGCGCCTGA
- a CDS encoding Hint domain-containing protein, with protein MTAGADHDRLIVDYAAYDTTVVSALTGFATYGGTIGDVTLTNFEEFHVTTGSADDTIETFDGADVLDGGAGADTLTSGEGNDVIYGGDGDVVDGGEDVGDADFDVLVVDDLGFTDIVYDLSADPTATESEVGAVNQYDVEGGTLLGSMAFTGIENIQIGDKTVTTPEDTQLDGDLFLPDPTVTQTVTSFTVGNNTIIVGNTAERPEGDLTINSDGSYTFVPTLNYHGPGPVINYTFETVQIIGGQSTTETAPLIIEVESVEEVLPECLTPVCFVQGMLIATANGEVPVEGLRVGDLIQTIDRGYQPIRWVGSSYLSARELNENENLRPIRISRAAVSPGNGTGELIVSPQHRLLIASKVAERMFGNTEVLVAAKQLLAIDGVDIADDFGDVTYYHMLFDQHEIVFAEGIPSESLYLGSEAQKSLSATGREEIVALFPELLLLTFKPKSCRPIIQGKRARKLAVRLSHNSKPLLDERRAYA; from the coding sequence TTGACTGCTGGGGCTGATCATGACCGGCTCATCGTTGATTACGCTGCTTATGACACGACTGTTGTCAGTGCTCTTACAGGTTTTGCAACCTATGGTGGTACAATTGGCGATGTGACCCTTACGAATTTCGAGGAATTTCACGTAACGACCGGCAGCGCCGACGACACCATCGAAACCTTTGATGGTGCTGACGTTCTGGATGGTGGGGCTGGGGCGGACACTCTGACCTCTGGTGAGGGAAATGACGTCATTTACGGTGGCGACGGCGATGTGGTTGATGGCGGCGAAGACGTAGGTGATGCCGACTTTGACGTTCTGGTTGTGGACGACTTGGGATTCACAGACATTGTTTACGATTTATCTGCTGATCCGACAGCTACAGAGTCAGAAGTCGGCGCGGTTAATCAGTACGATGTCGAAGGTGGAACCTTGCTTGGTTCAATGGCCTTTACTGGCATCGAAAATATCCAAATTGGAGATAAAACAGTTACGACGCCTGAGGATACGCAGCTGGATGGCGATCTCTTTCTGCCGGATCCGACCGTTACCCAAACTGTGACATCTTTCACGGTGGGCAATAATACCATAATCGTCGGTAATACGGCGGAGCGTCCAGAGGGCGACCTGACGATCAATTCCGACGGCAGCTACACATTTGTGCCAACACTGAATTATCATGGGCCTGGGCCAGTAATTAACTATACTTTCGAAACCGTGCAAATCATCGGTGGACAGAGTACCACTGAAACCGCCCCCCTCATCATCGAAGTTGAGTCCGTTGAAGAGGTTCTCCCAGAATGCCTCACTCCTGTTTGTTTTGTGCAGGGCATGCTGATCGCGACTGCAAACGGCGAGGTACCTGTCGAAGGCTTGCGCGTCGGCGACCTTATCCAAACCATTGACCGAGGATATCAACCAATTCGCTGGGTAGGCAGCAGCTATCTGAGCGCCCGGGAGCTTAATGAAAACGAAAATCTGCGTCCTATCCGTATTTCCAGGGCTGCGGTCAGCCCTGGAAATGGGACTGGCGAGTTGATCGTGTCACCGCAGCACCGTCTTCTGATTGCGTCCAAAGTGGCTGAGCGGATGTTTGGCAACACGGAGGTCTTGGTTGCGGCCAAGCAACTTCTGGCGATTGACGGGGTCGATATAGCCGATGATTTTGGAGATGTAACTTATTATCACATGCTCTTTGATCAGCATGAAATTGTCTTTGCAGAGGGGATTCCTTCGGAAAGTCTTTATCTTGGTTCAGAGGCGCAAAAGAGCCTTAGCGCCACCGGTAGGGAGGAAATTGTGGCCTTGTTTCCCGAACTGCTTTTACTGACCTTTAAGCCAAAGTCTTGCCGACCAATAATCCAAGGCAAACGGGCCAGAAAACTGGCCGTCCGTCTTTCCCATAATAGTAAGCCTCTTTTGGATGAGCGACGTGCGTATGCCTGA